GAGCGGCCGTGACGATCCCCGAGACCGAGGTCGACGACCTCGCCTACCTCGGCGGGACGGGACTGGGCGAGTTGCTCGAGGCGGAGTTCGAGGCGACCGAGGCCAGCCTCGCCGCCGCAGGCCGGCCGAACGTCCGGATCGAACTCGAGCGCGTCGACGCGTCAGAACTCGGCGGCTTGCTCTACGGAATGGAAGCCGCCTGCGTCCTGGCGGGCGAACTCGCTGGGGTGAACGCCTTCGACCAGCCGGCCGTCGAGTGGGCGAAGAAGGCGACCCGCGGCCTGCTCGGCGGTGGGAAGTTCGAGGAGGCCGACGCGGTCGCCGAGAAGACGACGCTGCGCGTCGAGCGCTGACGACTGGCTCTCATCCAGCCGTTAGGAACCGTCAGTGGGCTGTATGAGACGCCGCCCCGGCGACCGTGGTTCCGGAGCCCCTATTATCGTTCGGCCGAACAATCACCTATGAGCGAGCACGCCCGGACGAGCGACGACTCGCTCGAGGGTGACGCCGTCGTCGCCGTCGGGTTCGTCCTCGCCGCCATTGCGGTGGCGGGAATGCTGGTTCCACTCCGCCAGGGAGTCGACGGAGCGGTCGTTCCGATCGCCGTCGCCCTCGGTGTCGTCGCCGTCGCCACGTTTCTGGGCCGACGGTACGGGTTCGTCGATCGGTCCGTCGGTGCGCCGTTCACGGCAGGCAGCCTTCTCGCACTCGTCCTTCTCGCCGGCTACGCGCTGAACCAGGGAATCACGGGATCCGTCTCGCTTCCCATCGGTTCGGTGACGATCGCGAGCGTGTTCGTCGCGTTCCTGGCCGCCGGTTGCGGCGTGGGGATCGCCATCGCCGACTACGCAGGCATCTCGAACAGCGGACTGAAACGACGGACCGCGCTGACGTTTCAGCTGACGATCGTCGGCGTTCTCGGACTGGTCGCGGCACAGATCGCCGTCCTTCCGCTGGCGATCCCGGTATTTTTACTGGTCGACGAACCCGGAACGCTCCTGATAAGCGTCCTCGGCTACCTGAGCTTCGGGCTCGGCATCGTCGTCGTCACCGCCGGCTTTCTCTACGTCAAGAATCTCGACCGGTCGTTCATCGACCTCCGGATGCCGACGCTTCGGGACCTGGC
This portion of the Natronobeatus ordinarius genome encodes:
- a CDS encoding CPBP family intramembrane glutamic endopeptidase; this translates as MSEHARTSDDSLEGDAVVAVGFVLAAIAVAGMLVPLRQGVDGAVVPIAVALGVVAVATFLGRRYGFVDRSVGAPFTAGSLLALVLLAGYALNQGITGSVSLPIGSVTIASVFVAFLAAGCGVGIAIADYAGISNSGLKRRTALTFQLTIVGVLGLVAAQIAVLPLAIPVFLLVDEPGTLLISVLGYLSFGLGIVVVTAGFLYVKNLDRSFIDLRMPTLRDLAWGVGGIVALFGVAIAVSIVMTVVGVDAAEHSSIQEGQENPELLLYSIPFALLIIGPFEELLYRNVIQKSMYGVFSRGGAIVVASVVFAAVHLLAYATAGFGAILSSLGLVFVLSLLLGLIYERTENLLIPAAVHGVYNALIFGINFATV